ctcaTCGTTGCGTTTCAATAACCCTTTATGCATATTTTTTGGAATTGCTGTGATTTCTCAGCATCCAGACCCTATAGGGAGTGGATTAGGTGATGAGGCCATAGTGGAAGCAGCTGGACCCGACTGCCTCGTACCTGGTCAGAAAATGCCCCTCCAATTACTTGGCCTTCaggttctcttctttctcttcttctgcCTTATTGATGGCTTTTTGCCGGATTTTCAATCACTCCTTTTATAAAGGACTTCCCAAAAGCAATTGATATAACAGTGTTTCCATTACAACTCAACTCAACACATGGATGATGAGTCCTCTATGTAATTCAATTTTGCATTGTGCACTGTTAATTCATATTATACTAGGATTGATTTGCACTGCCACGGGCGGACTGAAAAAtagacaaatttattttttgttttgaatacccaataaatatatttctttacttTGGTTACCTAGTATATTAAGCAATGTAGTTCAAGTCCCCTTTTTTATCCATGTTGAAACACTAGTTATACAAGTTGGATTGTTGAGAAATGATATAGGTTAGCCCCTTTTATTACTTACAGGTGAAAACGTATAACGatgttatgataaaaataaaatctaaaactatGTCATGAATCAATTTAAAAGGTCAACAGTAGTATAGAAGTGGTATaagtaaatattgtttttcagATGCTTAAACCAAAATTctataatatattgaaaaaaataatttattaggtACTCAAAATAAAGATCATTCATATGTAAGAAGCTGAAAATTATTTGAGCctaaaaaaatatgtgaattCAACTACTTGCCCCTCTGAGcacattttatttacttttgctCCCTTGTAAAACATCTAGCTTTTCCCCTTCGTGTGGAATGAAGCTTTGAATGATTGATGGGTAATGCTAGAAAGTACTTGAGCAAGCTTCATGCTTCTTTTGGGAAGACAACGAGAAGGAATGATGCGTTTTGCCTAGATTGACTGTTTTTCACTGATAACAtattaagtattaaaatttgGGGATTTTTCCAGTAAGTATTTTGGCTCCAAAGTCTCAACCATTGTATATCTTCCTTCAATCAAAATAGGCACACAGTTAATGTTCTTCTTTTAGTTTTGAACTCGTTACTCTTTGATTTGGTTGTTTTGTCAATTTCATAGGGGAGTTTGACTGTTGTTTACGGTGCTGAACTCATGGGCTAcaatcataatattaattacattgATGCATACGCTTCAGAACTTTGAAATACACTTTACAATCATTACCATTTGTCCTATCAGATCCTCTATGTTGTTTGCTCCACAAATGGCATGTTCATCTGCATTGTATATCTTAGTGTTTCctttaatatattcaattttgttatgATATATTGATCATTACCTATTATGTTTCGTAAAGTTTCCTAACATGACAATTCATCTCATAATTCCTACTGcgttatattttgatttattgtCTATCAAATGCTCTCCACTAGTAACACAAAGAACTAGCAAGGATACTCGTGTTTGAAATCTATCCATGAAACAAGGATatttctcttccatttctttcaaaataaccAATTTTCTGAGCATCAATGGAAAAACATGTGATATGAGATATTAATATAGTCAGAATTCTTATTTCGTCTTTGTCTTTCctgcattttttattcaaaatgtaaTAACAACTCGACTTTGTTTTACTTGAATTGAATTTAACCATTTCCTTTTAATTAGTCCTGGCATGGCAACCTCACTCATACCATTTATCAACCTAGCTCTTTAATGTAATCgttattcattattttgttattaataatgtttttttattgtgtattttattttttatctgaaTGTTATCGTAAAACTTTATCgtttatatattaatactttCAATTTTGTACTGTTGTACGActatttaattgtaattaatatacAATAGAAGGTAGTCTGTACAGTGTTTAGGAACAGAAAGGGATTTTGTTCAATCAGTCACAATATATAATAAGActatttttattcattcttttaGAGTTTCCAGTTTATGTGGATCATATTTATAAAGGTCTATTTTGGAAGATAAGAAATGCAAAATAGAAGGGAGGTTGGTGTGATCTGctcttgttttttaaaattatttgtttgttaatttttgttttaactatCTTTTTCGTTCTTACTAAATGGGTAAGAAGCGCAGTATATTTGTCCtgttttataacttaaaaacatGTTATGTTCATTGATGCCAAGTTTTCCttctattatatttaaaagtatatatttttcttttgtggtAATGCTCTTtagaaatatattgtttttgggATAGAGATGCAGTTTTAACTTTTGCCTTCTTGTTTGGACAGGTCTGGCCAATCCATGTTGACCTGAAGTTTTTGGAACCAGTTGGGCGAGAACTTAAGATGCTTGGAAaggtgaattttttattttcatacatgCAAAGAAATTTGGCCTTCCTGACGTCAATCTTGATGAGTTGTTTGCATTTTGATATTGATAAgataaagaatatattatatatagatttagTTGCATATTTCTCAATTGATATACTGCATTTGAATAGCAAAGAGGAATGTATCAAATGAGAGAATCATATAAGAATGTATAGAATCATATATTGACATGGAGTCCGCTGACCATACAATGCATTTGGTTTGGTTGAAGATCAAAGTGTCAGATATGTTATTTACTTGAGATCCTTCAAGACCAAACTCTCCAATGGTCCTTCTTGGTCTCCTTCTCTTCACCAGATTAACGACCATATATTCTTCTTTCTAATGCTTTCGAGTGACCTTTCTTTTTGTTCAAACTACCTTAATTTATTTGCCCAGATTTATTTGGTtgctaatttataatttgactGTTTATTGTTTGATTTCCGAGGTGATATGTTTACGTGAGACGTGCTTTTGTAAATATGCGATGAGGTGTTATAATTGACGTAGTTGTTATTATGCATGCAGTTCATGGATGATGCCGTTGAACTAATGAACAAATCATTCATAGAGCGTTGATGATACGTGTGTTGCGAAGAAATGAAATAGTtgcaatttgaatttttttaaggaaTTAGAAGTATAGACACTGTAACATTTGGCTGATTgtgtataaaagaaaattgcagTGTGAGATATTTTTGTTCGGTACTTATTCCCAGCCAATTAATGGCAATCAGAAAAAGTATTTCTCCCCTTTCCGCTTTCATTGGTGATGATAAAGTTGCAAAATTTTAGCAGCAATTTAGCTAGGAAGGATGTGAAATAAGGAAATGTAAAGtatgaaagtgaaagagaatgAATATATACAGTCTTAATTAGGCCTGATCCATGGATAGACTTAAGGAGCAGGCAGTTTTGATTCGaatgaaaagagaaatgaaagcGTGACATGATTGGTTAGTTTTGCTATAGAATAACCGTGAAGATTATTGTGgaagacaacaaaagaaaaagagacgGTGGAAGGATTGTTGCAGTGGTGGACATCTCGTCGGTGTATTCCATGCCGGACTCCGTAGATTCATCACCAGGTCCTCTGCTCCACATTCCGAGGTTGTTGTCCCTGTTCATGGTGAGGTGAGACCAAATTCAACCAGAAATAGATAAACAAGAATTAGATAACATGTAGAGAGTAAGATTAATTCATTGATACCTGGCATTTCCAAGAACACCGGAGGACATGGTGAGAAGAGAGATACGATCGGCTGATTTAGGTTCAACGCTGTAGGCTTTCTCGTACTTGACCTCGAGGCCCTCGCCAGACGCCACGAAGAAGGCACCGTTAAGTAAAATGTCACCCTCAGACCTCCAGTTCCAGCCCTTCCACTTTGACTGTTGGGTGTCCACTCGTTTCGTAACCTCCTTGGCGAAGGGGTTTTGGGGTGCCATGTAACGGTTCCCCTGGCTGTTAATGGTGGGTTCGCCGCTGCCACCGATGGCGTACATCTCCCACTCCGTGAAGTCGTTGTTGACGACGTGGATGTAGCCCCTCCGGCAGCGGGGCATTCTCTGGACCAGCTTCTCTCCGAAGTGGTTGAAGGCGATGGTTACCTGCATGCCGGAGTCTGGGAGGTAGTCGTCGCTGTGGCCCAGGAGCATCACCTCGTTGTGGTGTGAGAGGTAGTTGTTCGAGATGGTTATCCCCGTCGACCCCATCACCGCGTCTATCAGCCCATCCTTGCACCGTGACAGGGTGCAGTGGTCGATCCATATATCCTTCGACCCGAATATAGATATTCCGTCCCCGTCCGACTCTGTCCGGAATCCGTAGTGCTCCGGGCTTGACCGAACGTTCGTGTTCCCTGCACAGCCCAACCCGCTTTATCTTCGTaactcaattttattctttccatCATCCTTATCAGATGTTGGAATCTAACCATGTACAGAAATGCAGGAATCAACCCGAAAATTGCTGCTACTACTACCAAAGAAAGAGTATAGGTATGATCATTAAAGTAACTTATCCAGACCTACCATTGTTGTGAAAAAATCGTTTTCTCATCccatgaataaaaaaagtattgatttcaatattttctaaaactaaaacaaCTACTTTTTTAAAGCTTGTCCAAATATAAAGCAAACCAATCTTGAAATACTTTATAACTTTATACAAAACCCCtccaaaacaaacacaactttATCTATTTATCAAGCCCCAACGACTTGGTGACTGAGATGGGGATTCGATCGGATAAAACAAGGATGTCCCtactggaagaagaaaaagaaaatgtatcaTTTTTCACAACCTTCCAATTTGGTGTCATTATAATTGTAGTTATTCATTCAATCCACAATGTATCATCATTATGTTGAGGAAAACAACAGACCTGAGGGATGACAATGATGGATATGAATGTTGTGTATGATGACATTGCTTATATACTGCAGAGTAATGCAGCCTCCTCCGACGATGTGCACATCAGCACCGCGGCCATCAATGGTCTTGTAGCTGTTAAAAATCAGCTCCTGGGACAGCTTAATCATCATGTTACTGGGGAAGACGATCCAGAGTGGCTCGTTCTGTATCACAGCGTATCTCAGCGTCCCAGGTTTTGGGTTCACAGGGTCCCCGTCAGAGGAATCAGTGACCACGTAAAACTCACCACCTTTCCCTCCCTTTGCATACTGACCAAACCCAATGGCGCAGTCAGCCAGCCTCTGCCGGTTGTTGGGCCAATCTGGGTCACATTTCCAACAATCATCAATGGGGTTCCCCGTTAGACACGAAGACTCGTCTCTCTCTGACACTGATAACATCTCCCTTCTTGCAATTGAAGCATTAACCTTCCTACACAACAACCAAAACAAGGGTCAAAACTATATCCTCTATAAAAGGTACAACTAGCAATGGAACGTCACCCTTTTTCCAGATCTACtctatatttatgtaatatagTACAAAACTAACTGCATTATCGAGTTCAACTACGATGATGAGCATAGCATGTAGTGTACAGTGTATAGATAGTGTGAATGTATGTACCTATGAACTTCGTGGGCAACAGCTTCGGGGTCTGGATGTGCTCCTGGAAGGGTTAGGTTAAGCATTGCCGTTCCAAGTGGTGAAAAAGAAGTTAGAAGAGAGAGTAGGAAAATGCAGGTTGTCTGGAGCATTGTCGATGAAGAATGGGGTTGCAGTTTTTGGTTGCGCAATGCTCTCAGTCCGAGTCACTCTGAGAGTTACTAGTTACTGTACCATGGCAAGTTGTCGAAAAGTGTTAGCCAGTGTTGGGTTAGCCGAATTAATAAGCAGGGAAAGTGAGTTATTGCAATGATAACTAACGAACGAGGTTTAGTGTGAACAGAGGCATGGGATAAACGAACTTTTGTGTATAACTATAGTAATTATACGTGGTCGTATTTGATCATGTTCGGTGGTGCTGAAAAATAATGAttgtagagtggttcttttgattaatttattgatGGAAAAAGGCAAAAAAGGGAGCGGTGAGTGAGAGAAGTAGAAGAAAGGGTCGCGCATTGTCAAGGAATCACCCTGCTCTCGAGGAAATGGTCTCTTCATTTGTTTGCGGGACAGGTAGACACAGATACTGTCACTGttccaaaacaaaattatcatcaaTATTACTACAATCTCCcatgttttcctttttcctttttcatacaCAAACAGAAACTAAAAATGTcgtatgatatttttatgaatatactTAGTACTGGGTTTTTCGATAATTCTGAGCGTTAATGAAGTGATAAATGcatggaagaagatgaagtagGCTTTTGACTATTGGACCTATACCTACGTATGGGTGGCACAGGTTACGAGGTTTTTGGCATGCTTGAAAGCTCAAGCATCCATGTTACAAGGCGCTGATTTTGAAtgcaaacttatttttaattctgcTTCTGTTACTTTTCAAATTGTCTATTCATGTAATATCTTAAATAACAAATACTTTAATCTTTCGCAATTATTTCTTAATTCATAGTTAAAGATTCATTTCTTTTAAGATATCAAAACTAGTGATAAAGTGTGGTAAGGTTAAACTTTAACTACTTATTTGTCCTTATagttctattattttatattgaaaattatttcctacaaacttaaaaaaaaaaattaaagactaCTTGTTATAGCAGCATTTCCAATGCATTAGCTTTAGTTatgacattaaatttaaaacttggatcccagaatgaaaaatatttaattataataattttttgaaattgtaaaacattataaaagtaTAAGTCTTCTAAGAACAATTAAGTATATTTAAGCAAAGATAAAATCTTAATGTCCTTTACATTGAAGATGGTCTAagattaaaagttaataaagtaTTTCCATGCAACCAATATGTTTAATGGGATCAGCatgctttaattttatattatagttagTGCACATAAAAATGCTCTTAAccttaaaatagaaaataggagaaatgattacaaaattaatttatttgaattaagtgAAGTCGAATGAAACGTTCcacaaacatcatcacataaacttattttttagcaatagatttatttgaatttacataatcataaattatataagccaaactcaatattttcttacaaaacCATTATAATCTACCTCTTCAAcaataaatcaatcaatttaaacaattaagaGACTCATCTATGAAAAATCTTATCACTAATGTTGATAGTTTCTCATGATAATCGTTTATactcataacaaaaaaaaaaaaacaccacaaCATTATATCCACTagaacaatattataaataaaggacacTGTATacctaaaaagaaatatatcatataaaagggactcaattttgaaagaaaattattggaTATAATCTAAGTTTGagtaaagtttttaattaagtataaatgataaagttaaacaacataaaagaaaaaaaaaactcataattgtcttaaaattttaaactaaaagtgATGTCAAGTCACTCAAGTTATATATAATCTCTAGTTAATTACCTATTTCAAAAACAATCATCATAAATGAACCCAAAAttactataatattataatgtatCTTTAGTATGCTTATTCTTAGCACTAGAAAACTATTCTACTTAACGAcccatacaaaaaaaaaatgtatagagACATGAGATACAAagttaaactttatttaatattttcaagattattatatttaataactcTAATATAATAACAGAAACATATAATTGATGAGTTAAAAGTGTTGTAAAGTTGTGAAATAAATTGTGGAAATGCTATTACCCAAATCAATGGGGGATGACATGCAGTCACTGTTCTACGGCTAACTTTTGAGAGTGCTTACATTATCTATTCAACCTTTTCTTTTGGTGACATATTATGGCCCCGACATTAAAGAAAAAGGtcaaaagaaaattgtaaaattgtaaacaaaataataatatatgtatatctaTATGAACTACATACTAATCATACAGTTGCTTTGCAAAGTGTTGTCTTTTTTGATATTATCCCACAAAACCTTTATAAACTGTTGTAGTTTTCAACCAAATATAAAATGGCTTTTATGACGCCGGAAAATAATTacgaaagtaaaataaatatctgTTGCATATTCCATTCACATATATATTCTTTTCGTCTCTTATATGTAAAGTAGAAAAAAACATCTGTATATCTGCGAGATACtgcttctttatttttatattgttattttctttttgagaCAGTTTGGTAGTCTCTTTAAGTGTGGGTCCCTCTCAGttactaaatttcaaaatggaTGTCTTTTGGTTTTGACAATTAGGTAACTGAATTTGCATTTCAGGTGTATTTACTTCATAAAATGAACACAATCTGGAaataagtttttgaaaaagagaaatcGAATCTTTAGGGTATGGATTATCCCAAATGACATTTACATAATAGTTGTAATTTCAACTTGAGTTGTGATTCTTGGTTTGAATATAAGACATATATACTGAGATTTGAAGCAACACTAAAACTCATAATTATATcctacattttctctatcacGTTCATATAATTACCACTTATCACTAATAACTATATTGACCATTacttatgaaagaaaaaagagagttcaagaaaatgataaataaaatggaAGATGCAGCACACTGCTACAGACTGGGAGAATTTATGTTCACCTTTTTGACTTTGTTAGACAGTGTAATGAGTAATCCCCAATTTGTGGCAGGTGAGACTCAAGATTCTCATTCACAAACAACGTAATTAATTAATGCCAATTCATAGAATATGGGCCTTCGCCTTCTACAGTCTTATTGTCGAACTATATCAACGTATTGTACTCTATTAAAGGATAAAACAGATAAAATATTcgctttaaatttttttaaaaaaaagtctcagaattttttactaatatttttctattaaattaattataaaattatatttaagaaaatatttttattaatattaatgtacttctattaaattaattatatctttatatttaaaaatgaaattattataagtatcttttaattttttttattaaaaattatatttaatgagttttatttttaataaagtatagttctgttaagaaaaaagaatgctcaatatatttattattttataatcaatttaaatttgtattttctttttaattttttttacaaaaacttAGAATAtcgaaaaaatataaaaaattaaaaataccacAAATTGATACATGGCATGTATAATAACAATGTCAATTTCAATGCCACTTTAACGAAAATGACTTTATTGAatcattttaacaaaattgGGGACTTAGttaaaccaaaaaaaagtaaagagacACCAAAGAAAAGACTTTCACaccaattattttgaaaattctacTTCGATTCTTTAACTAAAgcatattcaaacaaaataaaaaagtatgactaaattgagttaaaaggaataaattcatacatttataaagttgagagactaaattaagccaaagttttgaagaaagactaattctaattttcactaaaagtttagggaccaaaaacatatttaacccaaaaatttattacaaacattaaatactatatttaaaaataaattcattttactaaattttactattgttactttttaaaaattaattttagttattatttttaagttttttctctttataaacatttttacaattaaatattacattaacaaataacattttatattactttaataactagtggtattttgataatctttaacttttaccaattaaacaaattttttaaaactgtgaCGTCattcaaatcctacactaattcttacaaattttacttctaaattcactctcaattacctccaaatccatttaaataaacaaaaaaaactcaccttcaaatcttttcaaatccactcaattactctttttcaaatcatctctcccaaTCACCCTCAAGTAAACACATCCTtaattcttttccttcttttttctttatttttttaatttacttatacATTTTTATCTCTCATAATTTTGGACACACAACATTAACCGTAATCAATAGAGATCCgatagataaataattaatacactCAACAAAccataaattttgttaaataaactcTAACTCGTGTTTTGGGACTCTGATACTATTAAGAGGGAACTTTAAatttatctcattataaaattattaatgaaggAAGGTTTGTATTCACTTTTATGTGTTGATATGCTTCcatgtataaaattattaatgaaaggAACCAAAtcacttattttaaaagttcaaaaacCATCATTcaactataaatttaaattggatAAGCCACAGGACCAACTATAACTCATCTTCCTCGgtcaacaaaatttataatccgaaaaatatcaaacaatccTTTTGGCTCTACATAAAACAACGATATAGagataataaacaataattcaaaatatttattcgTTTTCATGCGCTTCCACTCGGGAAAACgcttattttacataaaaagaatGAAGCAAACcaatgaaaaatgaataataaaaaaaatatagagcaATGCTCAAACTAATAAAGAGGCTTATTCTTTGAAACGTAGAGCCGTAAGTTCCTCTGATTTAGAGGCTGCAGTGGCCTTGCATTCCTTGGAGCATACTGTGTACATAACAAAGATTAATTCAAGATGAAATCCAAGAACAAATTTCAAGGAATAAAAACTTGATTTTGAATTAGGGTTTATTTTACTCAGAAGAAATTACTTACAGGTATAAGTACAGTATTCTTCAGTAACTCCACTTGTCCTATTGAAACAGTTCTTATCTAATGAAATTTGGTAAAAGTGCAGAATGGTTAGAAGGTAATAATGATAGTTAGTAAATGTATTATTAAAGGAAATTTACGTGCATGTGAACTTAATTATGAATAAGAAGGATATATAACGTATAGAAAAGGTATTTAGCTATACCTCCTTATCAATGGTCCAAATGATGCCTTCGGTGCAAGGAGGTGCAGTGAGTGATCCTATGTACCTGTAGAACATCTTACCACTCATGATCTCTGAGGGATCAATTTCTCCAACACTTTCCTCTTCGTTTTCTTTAGGAATGTCAACTAGGTATTGTTCCACCTGAAAgtaatgtataaatatattatccatGCAAGATAACATATAGTTTTTCTCTTCGtttatcttaaatattattGCACGTACCCTAGAGAGCAATGGATCAGGAGAACCGTACTCGTACAAAACACCAACAACAGCAGTCTTGTTTGTTCCATCAGCCTGTGGACTAACATGCACCATGTGCAACTCCAAGTCATACCTAGTAAACACCAAAATCAGAACATGTCAtccatgaaaatatatatatatgaaacaaCTACAGTCTGTAACTCCAACAAGATCATTTCAGGTAGCAAAGAGATGAAGACAAAAGTTTTCTAGTAAAACATTAATGACATGACAAGattatctctctctctctctctctctctctctctctctctctatgtatgtatatatatatatatatatatatatatatatatatatataatttgaacttCAAATCTTCTTGACGAAGTCAGTTTCTGCTTCATAAAGCtttaaaaaacatgaataatttagaatatttatatatttgataagaaGGAAACGATAAGAAGTGATTGTGAAGGGAAATTAACCTCCTGCCGTCGATGGTATGTTCGGAGGGCCAGTGCCAATGGATTTGTTGGAGGAAAAAAGATGATCCATCTATGTCTATTGAGCCTGCATCCCCTCTCAAATCTACCTGCAACCATTGCATTTAAGAGTTCAATGAGAACGTAAAATTTTAACCAGAAGTCAAATTTAGTATATGATTGTTGAAGTTATAgtaaatttataaagtaaaacaGTGACATATTATGTTTTCTGGTATTTAATGCAATATGACGAAGCAGCATTAACTACTTACTGCAACATCATGACCTCTGTTGGAGAGAGTAGCATATTGAGGGTTATAGGTCCAATACTTGAGACTCCCTGACTTGGGAATCACTTGCACAACGTTTGTGGACAAATCAATAGGAGATTGTATTTGCCCTGTTTTGCAGGTTTCCCATGCTTCTTTAATATCACCCCAGTACTGAGGCCCATTTGCACTATCTTCATCGTAACCAAACTCTGCACCATATcaagaaaacatatttacaaCAGCAATATTTAATCATAGTTTATATGtagttttatttatctttttaatttttctatgttTCTTATGGAGCTTACATGCTgtgatatacaatcttttaaatgtaataatatacGAAGCTTAGATATATAAGATTAGAGGTctccatatataattttgaatgaagGTACACTTTTACGTATAAACGAAACTAGCGAATTGAAAATTTATAGCAATAAAATTTACCAGGTTCATCCTCAGGAAGAGCTCTAGTTAATATTGCGGAACAAAATAAGATGGATATTAGTGAAATTGCAATCGAAATTCGCTTCATATTTCAGGTGATTTTTGAGAGAATGGCAAGTGCCACAGAGATTATTAGCTCttgaatatgttgttgatgttgaGATTTGGTGCATGTGCTTGGGTATTTATACAGTGCCAAGAGTAGAAGAAGTGGTTTTGGATTTGGTCTGGTGGTAATTAGTTAAAAAGAAACCTTATTTGAAGTTTTCTTAAATGATAGACACCAacgttttttctttaattaattaatctttcTCCTTTCAGCTTCTCCAATTTGCCTCTCTTTGGTAAAAATCAACAGAATCATTCTACTATCTGATTTTTGTAAGATACAACATGGAATATTTTACGATGTCAGACAGTGGGAAAAAGCAAAGTTCGATTTTCGTTTGTGGTTGACCTAGTTCGATGTTTCACCTTATGGAATTATTGACTTAGAGAGGTActgtaaaagaattaaaatagtaaagtcgactttgGACATGGTCAGAGTGATCGCAACCACTACTGGGGGTGAATCAGTTCATGAACATATTGGCATTTTTATATATTGCATGTTGGAGATATCAGATTGGTTTTAACGAATGTTGCTGAAGTTGGTATGAATGAAGAGATGTAATTTGCCAaatttgataaagataaaaatactttagttaatatttattttttgacaacatttgaacattatcatacgtgtcattgtgtgattggtttatggtggtgtcattgtgtcgtttgaaccaatcacacaatgacacgtatgattgatattcaaatgttgtcaaaaaaatgttttcatatatcattACAAAATAGGTATGTTAGAAGCAGCCTATAAAGTTTTGATAGGTGATTCAGACGCTTACATAAGCCATTTGAAGGTGTTAGATTGTTTAACAGGTAAATAGATGAAGTGATGTAATTCACGTACGtctctatatatattatttgcaATCGATCGGAACATCACCAACTGGGGTAGACATTATCCACCTTGCTTCAGAAACCAGTGCAGATAATCAGTAATAAAGAAACCATGTTTTTTATGCATGAAAACAAACTCTATTTTGCCAACACCATTAGCATCCGACACTGACATACTTTTGCCTTGTGTGCTTAAATTATGTCACCTTTTAACTCACTCTTTTGCCCATTTTccaaattaattgttttttgtcttttagtaTGAACTGATCAACTTATATATTGTCCATGATATACGATGTATATATGT
The sequence above is drawn from the Vigna radiata var. radiata cultivar VC1973A chromosome 3, Vradiata_ver6, whole genome shotgun sequence genome and encodes:
- the LOC106757773 gene encoding uncharacterized protein LOC106757773, which gives rise to MSKKGGSGASFQKDVPWRASSSTAKPFPKIHHSPLLRVSQTPFTDYAVSVMRHPDPIGSGLGDEAIVEAAGPDCLVPGQKMPLQLLGLQVWPIHVDLKFLEPVGRELKMLGKFMDDAVELMNKSFIER
- the LOC106756922 gene encoding alpha carbonic anhydrase 7-like: MKRISIAISLISILFCSAILTRALPEDEPEFGYDEDSANGPQYWGDIKEAWETCKTGQIQSPIDLSTNVVQVIPKSGSLKYWTYNPQYATLSNRGHDVAVNLRGDAGSIDIDGSSFFLQQIHWHWPSEHTIDGRRYDLELHMVHVSPQADGTNKTAVVGVLYEYGSPDPLLSRVEQYLVDIPKENEEESVGEIDPSEIMSGKMFYRYIGSLTAPPCTEGIIWTIDKEIRTVSIGQVELLKNTVLIPYAPRNARPLQPLNQRNLRLYVSKNKPLY
- the LOC106757772 gene encoding probable pectate lyase 12 — protein: MLQTTCIFLLSLLTSFSPLGTAMLNLTLPGAHPDPEAVAHEVHRKVNASIARREMLSVSERDESSCLTGNPIDDCWKCDPDWPNNRQRLADCAIGFGQYAKGGKGGEFYVVTDSSDGDPVNPKPGTLRYAVIQNEPLWIVFPSNMMIKLSQELIFNSYKTIDGRGADVHIVGGGCITLQYISNVIIHNIHIHHCHPSGNTNVRSSPEHYGFRTESDGDGISIFGSKDIWIDHCTLSRCKDGLIDAVMGSTGITISNNYLSHHNEVMLLGHSDDYLPDSGMQVTIAFNHFGEKLVQRMPRCRRGYIHVVNNDFTEWEMYAIGGSGEPTINSQGNRYMAPQNPFAKEVTKRVDTQQSKWKGWNWRSEGDILLNGAFFVASGEGLEVKYEKAYSVEPKSADRISLLTMSSGVLGNARDNNLGMWSRGPGDESTESGMEYTDEMSTTATILPPSLFLLLSSTIIFTVIL